In one Rhopalosiphum padi isolate XX-2018 chromosome 3, ASM2088224v1, whole genome shotgun sequence genomic region, the following are encoded:
- the LOC132926930 gene encoding spermidine synthase-like yields the protein MDKLKTGWFSEFTDLLPGRSFSMEVEQVLHKEQSKYQEILVLKTKSHGVVLVLDGMIQCTEFDEYSYQEMISFLPLFSHPKPQRVLIVGGGDGGVAREVAKHPLVEIIDQVEIDERVIELSKKYLPFMAKGFDSPKVNLYVADGFKFMEEHFQYYDVIITDSSDPIGPAVSLFQRSYFELMKRALRAGGIVCSQADTFWGHLKNAASMRNHCKEVFAKAAYATSYVSTYPAGQIGFALGSLDENINFLNPVHQLTNQQRKDMKLRYYTTDIHKAAFALPAFVIDALDDVENNL from the exons ATGGACAAATTGAAGACTGGATGGTTCAGCGAGTTCACTGACTTGTTGCCGGGTAGAAGTTTTTCCATGGAAGTGGAACAGGTCTTGCACAAGGAACAGTCCAAATATCAGGAAATATTAGTCTTGAAAAC CAAATCGCATGGCGTCGTACTGGTACTTGATGGAATGATTCAGTGCACGGAATTCGATGAGTATTCTTATCAAGAAATGATTTCTTTTTTGCCACTCTTCAGTCACCCGAAACCGCAGAGG GTGCTAATCGTAGGCGGTGGTGATGGAGGGGTTGCAAGGGAAGTAGCCAAACACCCATTGGTCGAAATCATTGACCAAGTGGAAATCGATGAACGCGTAATcgaattgtctaaaaaatatttaccgttCATGGCTAAAGGATTCGACAGTCCCAAAGTCAACCTGTATGTAGCTGACGGTTTTAAATTCATGGAAGAACACTTTCAGTACTACGACGTCATTATAACTGATTCTTCTGATCCCAtcg GTCCGGCTGTTTCGCTATTCCAGAGGTCTTACTTTGAATTGATGAAACGCGCACTTCGGGCCGGCGGCATCGTGTGTTCGCAAGCAGATACTTTCTGGGGACATTTGAAAAACGCGGCGTCGATGCGCAACCATTGCAAAGAAGTATTCGCCAAAGCGGCATACGCGACGTCGTACGTGTCCACTTACCCGGCGGGTCAGATTGGTTTCGCACTCGGCAGTCTTGACGAg AATATCAACTTTTTAAATCCGGTGCACCAGTTGACTAATCAACAACGGAAGGATATGAAGCTTCGTTACTACACTACCGACATTCATAAAGCGGCGTTTGCACTGCCCGCGTTTGTCATTGACGCTTTGGACGACGTCgaaa